One genomic region from Methanosarcinales archaeon encodes:
- a CDS encoding ATP-dependent DNA helicase — MDDDIDRWFPYQDYRPHQREMLEAAAEAVRTGGHSVLMVDAPTGSGKTSILSALLASRGNKRIVVALRTVSQVSIYLDEIQKIRQHTNKRPSVAYMVGKDKTCQLRDELDNVYFGCDILKIKTRILLESKMREFMSLSGRSGDAVYDPSKDDELLESVMDEMPDERSCCPYYLMSKEAYFADGEIRFRSSKLAQQTSRTMGNKIIQTDELASHCGSLCPYEVMAVSAEGADVVILNYNHVFDDTFREAMYNWLDIDPEKTILLIDEAHNLGDSVRAVNSDSLTQYIVKRAISEVESSRAQAHKAGLKESLAVAEQILPRIYRFMEKMNEKGTSSEEWFDPHMFADFVFGESLLREDDRMVAELMNLADVIARQKETESESQEIYLQQVGEFMFMLNFAKNDEAYVPVKYTEERKVGSKTYTSTNLEIRNIDPNLQIESVVDAHHSTIMISGTFSPPDAYELYYFSKNGRATIMSLPNQFPPENRLILAAKDATTQSSLRNEPDNVAEIEHHLDSFITNVPGNVVVYFTSYSLLDQYLDFITLAARAAGKQIFLEPRESQQVPAVLSQFFQAGQKRAVKPGVLLAVAGGKMSEGIDYRGEALKGAMVVGLPLTAYTEIQKTVNEYYKNKYGKQKGMFIAYTLPAMNRALQGLGRVHRAADEEGVLVLCDSRFAKKGGMGVRQHLTEWMDQEIRECSGTQSKLMITDWVRNHKSVKVPVEAGGLRLTKSEIHSSVHSGFQTAKQMKEKMGRKVKCTTKSCFRFDEECTVIQDDNYCDYCGNNSLIEC; from the coding sequence TTGGATGATGATATCGACCGCTGGTTCCCTTATCAGGATTACAGGCCGCACCAGAGGGAGATGCTTGAAGCTGCTGCTGAGGCTGTCAGGACGGGCGGTCACAGCGTCCTGATGGTGGATGCTCCCACCGGGAGCGGGAAGACCAGTATCCTTTCTGCCCTGCTTGCTTCCCGGGGTAATAAACGTATCGTGGTTGCACTGCGTACTGTGAGTCAGGTATCTATCTATCTGGATGAGATACAAAAGATCAGGCAGCATACAAACAAACGGCCCAGTGTTGCGTATATGGTAGGTAAGGACAAGACCTGCCAGCTGCGGGATGAGCTGGATAATGTCTATTTCGGCTGCGATATCCTGAAGATCAAGACCCGGATATTGTTGGAATCCAAAATGCGGGAGTTTATGAGCCTGTCAGGCAGATCAGGTGATGCGGTCTATGATCCTTCAAAGGATGATGAATTGCTGGAATCTGTAATGGATGAAATGCCTGATGAACGGTCCTGCTGTCCCTATTATCTAATGTCCAAGGAAGCGTATTTTGCTGATGGAGAGATAAGGTTCAGAAGTTCAAAGCTGGCGCAGCAAACATCCCGCACCATGGGAAATAAGATCATTCAAACTGATGAACTGGCATCTCACTGCGGGAGTCTGTGTCCGTATGAAGTGATGGCGGTATCGGCAGAAGGTGCTGATGTGGTTATCCTGAATTACAACCATGTTTTTGATGATACCTTCAGGGAAGCTATGTATAACTGGCTTGATATTGATCCTGAAAAGACCATACTGCTCATAGACGAGGCGCATAACCTGGGGGATTCAGTACGGGCCGTGAACAGCGATTCACTTACCCAGTATATTGTCAAGAGGGCCATAAGCGAGGTTGAATCCTCCAGGGCACAGGCCCATAAAGCCGGGTTGAAAGAAAGCCTGGCAGTAGCAGAACAGATACTGCCCAGGATATACAGGTTCATGGAAAAGATGAATGAGAAAGGGACTTCATCAGAAGAATGGTTCGATCCCCATATGTTTGCTGATTTTGTGTTCGGCGAGAGCCTGTTAAGGGAGGATGACAGGATGGTGGCCGAGCTCATGAACCTGGCAGATGTGATCGCCAGGCAAAAGGAGACCGAATCAGAATCCCAGGAGATATATCTCCAGCAGGTAGGCGAATTTATGTTCATGCTGAACTTTGCCAAGAACGATGAAGCCTACGTCCCTGTAAAATATACTGAAGAGCGAAAAGTTGGGAGCAAGACATATACTTCCACCAATCTTGAGATACGCAATATCGACCCTAACCTCCAGATCGAAAGCGTGGTGGATGCACACCACAGCACTATCATGATATCTGGTACTTTCTCACCTCCGGATGCATATGAGCTTTATTATTTTTCAAAGAACGGCAGGGCTACTATCATGAGTCTCCCAAATCAGTTCCCACCAGAGAACAGGCTCATACTTGCCGCTAAAGACGCCACCACCCAGAGTTCTTTGAGGAATGAACCCGATAATGTAGCCGAGATTGAACATCATCTGGATTCGTTTATTACAAATGTACCAGGGAACGTAGTAGTCTATTTCACATCATACAGTCTGCTTGATCAGTATCTTGATTTTATTACATTGGCTGCCAGGGCTGCAGGCAAGCAGATTTTTCTTGAACCCAGGGAATCTCAGCAGGTACCTGCCGTGTTGTCCCAATTTTTCCAGGCAGGCCAAAAAAGGGCAGTAAAACCTGGAGTATTGCTGGCAGTGGCCGGGGGCAAGATGAGTGAAGGCATTGACTACAGGGGCGAAGCATTAAAGGGTGCTATGGTGGTGGGATTGCCGCTCACCGCATATACAGAGATCCAGAAAACAGTAAATGAGTATTATAAGAACAAATACGGCAAACAGAAAGGAATGTTCATTGCGTATACCCTCCCTGCCATGAACAGGGCTCTGCAAGGACTGGGCAGGGTACACAGGGCTGCTGATGAAGAGGGTGTACTGGTGCTGTGCGATTCCAGGTTCGCAAAAAAGGGAGGTATGGGGGTCAGGCAACACTTAACTGAATGGATGGATCAGGAGATCCGGGAGTGTTCGGGCACACAGAGTAAACTCATGATAACGGATTGGGTCCGGAACCACAAGTCTGTAAAGGTTCCAGTGGAAGCGGGGGGGTTGAGGCTGACGAAATCTGAAATTCATAGCTCTGTGCATAGTGGTTTTCAAACAGCAAAGCAAATGAAGGAAAAAATGGGAAGGAAAGTCAAATGCACCACAAAATCATGTTTTAGGTTTGATGAGGAATGTACTGTCATACAGGATGATAATTATTGTGATTATTGTGGAAATAATTCTCTTATTGAATGCTAA
- the hisH gene encoding imidazole glycerol phosphate synthase subunit HisH, which produces MTDIVIIDYGMGNLRSVTRGIEHAGADVTISSDPAVMSKADAVVLPGVGAFQDAMKNLEPLKADLIELVNTGKPLLGICLGMQMLLSQSEEGGVNYGLDMVPGKVVRFPESVGKIPHMGWNSLTIKSDHAFFKGLPQQTYVYFVHSYYADCAPEYTLATSDYNLEFAAAVVNRQGNVMGTQFHPEKSGDWGLKMLENFVEMC; this is translated from the coding sequence ATGACAGACATCGTAATCATAGACTACGGAATGGGCAACCTCAGGAGCGTGACCCGCGGTATTGAACATGCAGGAGCCGATGTTACCATATCCTCGGACCCAGCTGTCATGTCAAAGGCCGATGCTGTGGTACTGCCTGGTGTGGGAGCATTCCAGGATGCTATGAAAAACCTTGAACCTCTTAAAGCAGACCTCATCGAACTGGTCAACACAGGAAAACCGCTGCTGGGAATATGCCTGGGTATGCAGATGCTGTTGAGCCAATCTGAAGAAGGAGGTGTCAATTATGGGCTTGACATGGTGCCCGGAAAGGTGGTAAGGTTCCCTGAATCAGTGGGCAAGATACCTCACATGGGCTGGAACTCGCTCACAATCAAAAGCGACCATGCGTTCTTCAAGGGACTGCCCCAGCAAACATATGTCTATTTTGTCCATTCCTATTATGCAGACTGTGCTCCAGAATATACCCTGGCCACGTCTGATTACAACCTGGAATTCGCTGCAGCAGTGGTCAACAGGCAGGGCAATGTGATGGGCACCCAGTTCCATCCTGAAAAAAGCGGGGACTGGGGATTGAAAATGCTCGAAAATTTCGTGGAGATGTGCTGA